Within the Candidatus Methylomirabilota bacterium genome, the region GACGAGCCGGCCCGCCATCGCCGCCAGCGCGGTCGCCTCCGGCCGCACGAGACGGGCCAGGCGGCGGGCGATGCCGAGGATGCCGTCGGGCGAGAAGAGGATGAAGGCCATGAAGAGCAGGCCGAAGTAGAGGAGCCAGTTCTCGGTGTAGCTGGTGAGCATCTCGCGGAAGACGACGAAGAAGGCCGCGCCCACCACGGGGCCGAGGAAGGAGCGCATCCCGCCCACCAGCGTCATGGCCAGGATCTCGCCCGACATCGTGACGTGCACGAGATCGGCGAAGACGAACTGCTTGAGCAGGCAGTAGAGCCCGCCGGCCACGCCGGCGATGCCGGCCGACAGGACGAAGGCGGCCCACTTGTAGCGCCGGGTGTCGTAGCCAACGAAGCTCGCCCGCCGCTCGTTCTCGCGGATGGCCTGGAGCACGGTGCCGAACGGCGCGTGCACGACCCGCCAGACGAACAGCGCGCCCGCGAAGACGACCGCGGCCGTCAGGTAGTAGTAGGCCACCTGGGAGCCCAGGTCGACGCCCAGCAGCGGCGGGCGCACGATGCCGCCCAGCCCGCTCTCGCCCCCGGTCACCGCCGTCCAGCGGTAGACGATGTAGAAGAGCATCTGGGTGAAGGCGAGCGTGAGGAGCGAGAAGTACACGCCGCGGCGCCGGAGGATGAGGAAGCCGAGGACGGCGCCGAGCGCGACGGCGACGCCGGCGCCGGCCGCGAGCGGCGTCCACAGGCCCTTCACGAGGTGGATCTGTGTCAGTGCCGTCGCGTAGGCCGCCAGCCCCACGAAGGCGCCGTGGCCGAAGGAGGCCAGGCCCGTGTAGCCCAGCAGCAGGTTGAAGCCAAGCCCGATGAGGGCGAAGATCGCGATCTCCGTGGCCACCGACACCGTCGTGCCGAGCCAGGGGACGACGAGCGGCAGCACGAGCAGGCCGAGAGCCAGCATCGCCAGCGGGTGGCGCCAGTAGGGAATCACTCGAACTGCTCCCAGCGCTCGCCGAGCAGGCCGCGGGGCCGGAGCAGCAGCACCAGCGCCATCAGGGCGTACATCGACGCCTCGGCGGCCGGCGGCCAGAAGAGCACGGTCAGGCTGCGGATGACGCCGACCAGCAGGCCCCCCACGATCGGCCCCCAGAAGCTACCGAGCCCGCCGATGACCACCACGACGAAGGCGGCGGTGCCGATGTCGGTCCCCATCGCGGGATGGATGCCGGCCAGGGGGGCCGAGAGCACGCCGGCCAGGCCGGCCAGGCCGACGCCGGCGCCGAAAACGCCGGTGAGCACCGGCCGCAGGCTGATCCCGCTGGCGCGCACCATCTCGGGGTCGCGCGTGCCGGCCCGCACGATCATCCCGTACCGTGTCTTCTCCAGGATCAGCCACAGGGCCAGGATGACGAGCGCGGTCACCGCCAGCGCGAACAGCCGGTAGCGCGAGTAGACGAAGTCGCCGGCGGTGACGAAGCCCCCCAGCGCCGGCGGGATGTTGAACGGGAACCCCGTCGCCCCCCACACGATGCGGATGGCCTGCTCGCCCACCATGGCCAGGCCGAACGTGAAGAGCAGGCCCAGCAGGGGATCGCCGCGGTAGAGCCGGCGCAGGAACGCCGTCTCCACCGCCATGGCCAGGAGCGCCACCAGCAGGGGCGAGACGACCAGCGCCCCGCCGTAGCCCAGGTGGCGCTGCGCCTCGATAGCGAAGTAGGCCCCCAGCGCGTAGAAGGCGCCGTGGGCCAGGTTGATCACCCCGCCGATGCCGAAGATGAGCGACAGGCCGAGGGCGAGGGTGATGTAGTAGGAGCCGACGAGGAGCCCGTTCGCGACCTGCTCGAGGATGATCGCCGCCGACACCCGAGAGAGGATACCCTACCACCCAGCCCCGGTTCGACCCGATCTCGCGGGGCCCGGGCGTGTTAGGCAGACACGACAAGATTAGGCTTGCTATCCGTCGCGTCGGCGTCGCCAGCTTCGCGGGTCGCGAGCGCCATGGAAAACGCCGTAGACGATGATCTCGGCTGTCTCCACCTCAAAGAAGACGCAGTAGGGAAACCTCGGCAGCAGCGCCCTCCGCATCGCGGGATCGACAAGTTGATAGGCTTCAGGATGGCGCCGGATGGACGCGAGACAGGTGCTGAGGGCCTCAAGGAACTCGTGAGCGAGGCGGGAACTTTGCTTGTGGTACGCGTCTTACCT harbors:
- a CDS encoding branched-chain amino acid ABC transporter permease — encoded protein: MSAAIILEQVANGLLVGSYYITLALGLSLIFGIGGVINLAHGAFYALGAYFAIEAQRHLGYGGALVVSPLLVALLAMAVETAFLRRLYRGDPLLGLLFTFGLAMVGEQAIRIVWGATGFPFNIPPALGGFVTAGDFVYSRYRLFALAVTALVILALWLILEKTRYGMIVRAGTRDPEMVRASGISLRPVLTGVFGAGVGLAGLAGVLSAPLAGIHPAMGTDIGTAAFVVVVIGGLGSFWGPIVGGLLVGVIRSLTVLFWPPAAEASMYALMALVLLLRPRGLLGERWEQFE